The window ACCGCGACGCCGCCTGACACGCTCTGGGTGTAGGCGGCAGCGGCGCCACTGCCGATGGACGCCAGCTCGCGCGCCAACGGCCCGCTGCAAGATGGCAGGGCCGTGCTGGTCGGCGTGCTGGTGATGGTGGGCGCGGCTGTACTGGTGGCCGTGGCCGTTGCCGTGCTGGTCGCGGTGGCCGTTCGGGTGGCGGTGGCTGTGCTGGTGGCAGTGGCCGTGCTGGTGGCCGATGGCACGGGCGTCAGGGTACTGGTCGGTGTTGGAGAGCCTGTCGCCGTGGCCGTCGGCGTCCGCGTGCTGGTCGGCAGCGGCGCGGTTGGCGTACGGGTTGCCGTACTGGTCGGCGTCCGGGTGCTGGTCGGCGGCACAGCGATCGCAGTGCTGGTTGCCGTCGCGGTCGGCGTCGGGACGGTCGTCCCGATCACCCCGACCGTCCCCGTGGGCGTCGGGACGCCGCTCCGGACCACCTCCACGCCCGTGCCCGCGCCGTACGATCCGGTCAGCGGCTGGCTGACGATGATCGAGCCGAAGCCGACGACGATGCCGGTCTCCGAGGCGGGCGGCGTGCCGATCTGGATCAGGTCGCCAATGGCGAAGCCAGCCGTGGACGCGACGTCCAGGCGGACGGTGCCGCTGGGCGCGGCGGCGATCAGGAACGTCCTGCCAGCCTGCGGTTGTTGTGGGGTGTCGCGCTCCTGCTGCTCGCGCTCCTGGTTCTGGGAGCCGTGCTGCGGCGCGGTGTACGAGCCGGTTCCGATGCCCGGGTTGTCGGTGCCCGTCGGGTTACCGCTGGTGGTCGCCTCGGTCACGGCGTTGTACAGCGAGCCGGCCGCGTCAAACCTGCTGTCGACGATGTCGCCGCGCGAGGTGCTGGTCCGCTTCTCGCCGCGCCGTAGCTGCATCCCGGCGCGCGGAAAATCGACGATCCCTTCGCCAACAGCCAGCGTCACGTCCCCGGATGGATCGACATGGTGGCCGAAGACGGTCCCACGCACCACCGCCACCGAGCCGCCGGCCTCGATGCGGTACGAGGAGCCGGGTGACGAGAGGGTGACCACGCGATGGACGGTGGTGCCGACGACGCTTTCGATGGTGATAGTGGTGACCTGCCCCTGACGGGCCAGGTCACGCAGGACGATGGTCGTGTCCGCGCCAAGCTCCAGCTCGGACCCCTCGAAGAAGGTGACGAGCGCGGCGGCGCGCCCAACCGTGGCGATCTGGTCGCCCTCGGCGAGCGCGAGTCCGCTGCCGGCCGGCGAGACGGGCGTCCCATCCGCCCGCAGCACGCCGACCGAGCCGCGCAGGACCGTCAAGGTCGCCCCGGCTGCGATCTGCGCGCGGGCCAGCCCGGCCGCCGTCTGGGCCGTGCCAAGGAGGCCCGCAGCCGCAACGGCAAGCAGGATCAACAGCCTGACCCCGATCAGACCGGCGCGCCCCGAGGCCCGAAGCCCCCGCTTCAAGCTGCCCCCCACTCTTCGACGCCGCCCCCGAAGGGCGTGCCGCGCTACTCACAACTCCGTCGTGTGCCGTCCATCAAGAACGGACGAGCCAACACAACGGCCAGCGCGACCAGCCCCCGAAGAGCGTCCACGCACAGCTGCTTCCCGCACTGTACTCGATTGTGCGCCCCGGCGCGAGGCCGCTGCGCCCCCTTCGGTTGCGATTCGGTGGAGATCGCCGTCAACCCGGGCCCACCGGGGGCGACTGGCCCACCGTGGGGTGATGCCCGCGCCATCGTAGCATCCTGACGGAAGCATGACGATACCCCGTCTTCGGTACTGTGGTACAGGGGTCGGCGGGCCGATCGGGGCGGCCGGCGCCGACAGATCGCCCGAGAGAAAAGGCCGAGCCCGTGGGATCAGGCCCGGCCGGCGCCGAGGAGGGGGGCATCCCACCGGTCGGCGCTGCCAGCGTACACGGTGTCGGGAGCCACACCAAGTGACACGTTGGTCCCGACCGCCAGAGCACGCCCTGCCCTGCCAGAGCGCCCGCGTGAGAGCTGGCGCTCGTCCCGTCCGCGGCCCTTCGGACGGAACGGCACAATGGGAGAGAAGCGGAAAGGCGGCATCGTCGCCGCCCGCACTCCCGGCGCTGTCAGCAAGGCCACCAGCTGCCTTGGGGGGACTACCCCACGCCAGACTTACCCGCCGATTCTATTATCGACGATATTCACCCGGCGTACATCTCCTGGCTGGTAGAGGTTTGGTTACCGCAACGCCTGATCGAGAGATATATAATTCGTGTTAGAAAATGGGAACAACCGCCAAAAGGTGACCGCTGGAACGGTTCGTGCTACACAATACGGTCAGGAAGCAGTGGTCACCAGCCGCCGCATCCGCCCTCGCAGCCCGCGTACGTGTCAGGTGCGCGGGCTTTTCTCTGCCTGGTTTCTGGTGGACGACGCTGACAGCGCCGTCCGGCCGTGCGCCGTCAGCGTCCACAGGCGGGCCTGGGCCGGCGTGCAGGCTGCTGCGATGGGGCAGCTTTCGCAGGGCGAGGCGCACGGCATGGCGAGGGGCGCGAGGTACCCGCGACGCTGGAGATCGTCCAGCATCGGGCCGAGCAGCCGTATGCTGACCCCCAGCGAGCGGGCAAGCTCGTCCGGGCGGGTCACCCGCCCGTCGGCCAGCGACTGGAGCACCTGTCGGAGCATGACTCAGCCTCCCAGCCCGAACAGCGACAGCCCCTGATAGAGCAGCAGCCCTGCCAGCAGCGAGATCGACAGCGAGAGGCCGAGACTGAAGAGGGTCCAGCGCACGCTCTGACTCTCGCGGTAGATCATCGTGACGGTCGCCATGCAGGGGATGAACAGCATCTGCATCGCCAGGTAAGCCACCGCCCCGGCGACGGACACCTGCTCGGCCATCTGCTCGGCCAGGCCGACGCCTTCCTCACCGGCGCCGTAGAGCACGCCCAGCACGGCGATGGCGTTCTCCTTGGCCGGGAAGCTCGCCAGCAGCGCCACGATCATCCGCCAGTCCATCCCCATGAGCTGGCCGAACGGCTCGACGGCCTGCCCGAACATCCCGAGCACGCTCTCTTCGACCTCTGACCCTGGGAAGCTGCTGAGCGCCCAGACGGCGATGGACAGGACGACAATCGGGCCGGCGGCCTTGCCCAGGAACTCGCGGACGTTGTTCCAGACGAACAGCCCGATGGTGCGCGCGTTGGGCAGGTGATAGAGCGGCAACTCCATGATCAGGGCCAGTTGCTCACCACGGAACAACAGCCGGTGCAGCACCACGCCCAGGACGCTGAGCACGACCAGGTTCAGCGCCACCAATCCGGCGGCCACCAGCGGCGCGGCGTCGGAGAAGAAGGCCGGGACCAGGAACGCGAGGACGGCGAACCGCGCCGCGCACGGCACGAACGGCGCGAGCACAATCGTCAGCAGGCGGCTCGACCGGCTCTCGAGCACCCGTGTGCCCATGATGGCCGGCACGTTGCAGCCGAACCCGAGCACCAGCGGCAGGACGCTCTTCCCGTGGAGGCCCATCGCGTGCATGCACCGGTCCATCACGTAGGCCACCCGCGCCAGGTAGCCGGTGTCCTCAAGCACGCCAAGCGCCGCGAAGAAGACCACCAGGACCGGCAGGAACGTCAGGACCGTTCCAGCCCCCCCGAGCACGCCATCGATGAGGAAGCTGGCAAGCCAGGCCGGCTGCAAGCCCATGTCGTCACGGATCCACCCGCTGAGCCCATCGACCACGGTCACTTCGAGCCACTCCTGGAGCGGCGCGGCCAGCGTGAACGTCAGCCAGTACACCAGGCTGAGCATGCCCAGCAGCATTGCGAGGCCGAGGAATGGATGGGTTGCCACGCGGTCCACCCGCTCGGTCAGCGAGGCGGCGGCAGTCGCGGGCTGGACCGTCGCGGCGCGGGCCACCTCCTCGATCCAGGCGTAACGCGCACCGGCGATGTCGAGCATCGCGCCGGGGTGCTGCCCGAGCCGCGTCTGAATATCGTCCCAGGCGGCGGTGGTAAGCCAGCCGGGCGCTCGATCCGTCAGGTCACGGTCGCCTTCGAGCAGCTTCAGCGCGACCCATCCTGTCGAGTACGGCGCGGGCACCGAGCCGTTCAGCGAGGTCTCAATCGCCTGCACGGCTTCTGCATGCGGGAGGGTCAGCAGGGGCCGTCGGGGGGCAACGGTCGCGCGGCCATCGACGACCTGTGCGACCGTCTCCACCAGGCGTTCGATGCCGTCGCCGCGCGTCGCGATCATCGGCACCACGGGCAGGCCCAGCTCGGCCTCCAGCCGGCTGGCGTCGATCTGGAGCCCATGGTTCGCGGCGACGTCCAGCATGTTGAGCGCCAGCACGACCGGTGACGGCAGCGCCAGCAGCTCGGCCAGGAGGTAGAGGTTGCGCTCCAGCGCTGTCGCATCAGTGACGAGGACAATCGCGTCGGGACGCGCTTCCAGAATGTAGTCCCGTGCGACCAGCTCCTCGGCTGAGCTTGCGCTCAAGCTATAGGTACCCGGCAGATCCACCAGCTCGAGCACGAGGCCGTTGCGCTCCAGCGTGCCGGTTCGCCGCTCGATGGTCTTGCCGGGCCAGTTGCCGACGTGCTGGCGCAGGCCGGTCAGCGCGTTGAAGACGGTGGACTTGCCGACGTTCGGCTGGCCGGCGATGGCGACCGAGATCGTGCTGGACCGCCGATTGAGCAGCCCGAGACCGCCCGACCGGCTGGGCGCACGAATGTCACCGTGCTGGCTATGGCATCCCATGGCACGCCCCCTCCAGAAGAATCCCAGCGGCGACTTCCCGTGCCAGGGCAACCCGCGTGTTGCGAACGAGCACGATCATCGGGCCGTGGCTCGCGTTCCGAAGCATCTGCACCTCCGTCCCGATCGAGAAGCCGAGCGCGGAGAGCCGCGACAACGCGCCATGCTCGCCGGTGATCCCGCTGACGACGCCTCGTTCGCCGACGACAAGCTGGGTGAGGAAGTCCTGGGCTGGTCCACTCATAGGGGGCCTCCTGTCGAGCCGAGCGGCTCGATGCTCGAATGCGGAGTGAGGAATGGGTTACACTGTGTCTTAGCTCTTACTAATCTGCTGTGGCGCGATGTGGTTCGGTCCTGTGTGGGGTGGGGTTAGGGAGCGGACGCCTACGCCGCGACGACGAAAGCGACGATCGGGTGGGTCGGACACCGGCCCCCAAAACGGAGGCTGGTGATGTCCCCTGTACAGCTTGTGCTCGCCGCGCTCAGTACGGCTCCGGTCCGCTCACTGACGCTGCAAGCAGGCAAGTCGATTGTGGGTGCGCTCCTGGACGACCGTGCCAACAGTCGGTTGGAGCGGCAGTATTGCGCCTGCCGGCCAACGCGGCGGGCGGCGGGCGAGCGGCGAGTCAAGGAAGTCGTCCCTGGCTGCGTCCGCGTGAGCCTCCCCGGGCTCTGGGGCGACCCGGAGTGGGCCGCCGAGCTGGAGAGCAGCCTGCTCCAGCTCAACGGCATCCGCGATGTCCAGGCGAGCTCACGCACGGGACGGGTGCTCATTCTCTTCGATCCCACGGTTGTGGCGTACGATGAAATCGACCGGCTGCTCGTGCAGGAGCCCAGTGAGGCGCTCGTGACCGATGCCGCCGTTGGCGAGCACACCGTCGACGATCACACCATCGGCGACCACACCATCGGCGAGCACGCCATCGGCGTTGGCCGCGTCGTTGCCCAGGTGCTCCATGTGCCCGTTGCCGTCGGGCAGGGCGAGCAGGTGATCGACCTCGCCGTTCACGCGGCTCGGTAGCGCCGCGCCAGGGTCCCGATAGGCAACAAGCTGTGCCGAGTGCAGCACGACGGCCACGGTGCTCAGGTTGTGGACGACGGCGCCCACGAGTGGGGACATCAGGCCGAAGGCGCTCAAGCCGATGCCGAGCAGGTTGATCCCAATCGCCGCCGCGAAATTGTGGTGAACGACGTCGAGCGTGTGCCGGCTGAGCCGAATCACGCTCGGCACCTGACAGAGGTCATCCCCCGCCAGCGCGATGTCCGCCGCTTCAATCGCGACATCCGTGCCGACCGTCCCCATGGCAAAGCCGATGGTTGCCGCTGCCAGGGCCGGGGCGTCGTTGATCCCATCGCCAACCATCGCCACCTGATGGCCGTCCGCTTGCAGCTGGTGGATGAGGGTGAGCTTGTCCTCAGGCAGGACGCCTTCCAGGTACTCGGACACGCCAACCCTGCTGGCGATACGCGCGGCAGCGGCCCCACGGTCGCCCGTCGCAACGACGAGCCGCCGCATCTGCGCTGCCCGCAACTCGGCAACAGCCCGACGCGCCTCGGCGCGGATCTCCTCTTCGATGCTGATCCAGCCCAGGAGGCGGCCGTCGGCGACGACCCAGAGCAGCGCTTGCTCCTCGTAGCCGGCCTGGGTAGCTGGCACGTCGATCTCATACTGGGATAGCAGGCGTCTGCCGCCAACGGCCACGCTGATGCCGTCCACGTTCGCCCGGACGCCGACGGCCACGAGCGTCTCGTAGTCGGCAGCGGCAGGGGCTACGATGCCGCGCTCGTCGAGGTGGCGCTGGATCGCCGCAGCGAACGGATGATGCGAGTGACGCTCAGCGGCGGCTGCCAGGGCGATGACCCGCGCTGGAGCCACGTCCGGCGCGCACGAGACGACCTCGCTGACGCGGGGGATGCCGGTCGTCAACGTTCCCGTCTTGTCGAAGACCAGGGCGTCAATGTCGCCGGCCAGCTCCAGGTACAGCCCGCCCTTGATCAGGACACCGCGCCGGGCCGCGTTGGCGATGGCCGCCCCGATAGCTGTCGGCGTCGAAAGACCGGCCGCACACGGACAGGCGATGACCAGCATGCTGAGGCTTCGTCGGAAGTCGCGCGTCAGCAGGAACACCGTGGCCGCCAGAGCAAACGACCAGGGCACGAAATGCTCCGAGAAATGGTCCACGGAGCACTGAATTGGCGCGCGATGCTCGCGGGCCTCTTCGACGCGCTGAATGATCCGGCCGACAGCCGTGTCGTCCCCAACGGCCGTCGTTCGGATGATGATGTGGCCGGCCTCAACGATGGTGCCGGCGAACACCCGGTCTCCGGCCACGCGGGCCACTGGCATCGCCTCGCCCGTGATCGCGGCCTGGTTGACCGTCGCCTCGCCGTCCTCCACGACACCATCGACGGCGATCTTCTCACCCTCATGGACGCTCACGAGCGTATCTACAGTGATCTCGGCGACCGGAACCCGGACCTCCTGGTCGTTGACGATGATCCAGACCCAGGCGTCGCCCACTGAGAGCAGATCGCGGATCGCGCGGCGAGACTTCCGAAGCGTGAGCGCCTCAGCCAGGTCGCCCAGGTTGATCAGCCAGACCACCACCAGGCCCGTGAAGCTCTCACGCAGGATCAGCGACGTGAACGTGGCGCTGCTGATCAGCAGATCCATGTCTGTACGCCTCTCCTTGAGGAGAATCATCAAGCCACGGCGGAAGATCGGGTAGCCGGCCACCAGGGTGGCGACTGACGCGAGGCTGAGGAACGGCGTCCCCGCCAGCAGCGCCCCGCCGCCCACCAGCCGCTGGAACGCAAAACGGCCCAGGACCGCCCCGCTGAGGGCGATCCGAATGACCGAGGCGAGCATGCCCGGCTCGCCGTCCTGCTGCTCGCGCTTCCGAGCAGGGGGTGGCGGGACGGCCGGCGCGGTTGCCGTCGTCTCCAGGATCGCCTCGAGCGACACCACGCCTGGGGCATATTCAACCAGGACACGCCCGCTCCCTGGATTGGCCTGGACGCGCTGGATGCCACGGAGGGTAGCAAGCGCCCGCTCGATGCCGTGTGCCCGGTCCGGCCGGCCGTACAGACCGGCTACCCGCAGACGAACACGGCCAGGTAGCTGCGTGATGACCACCACGTCAGCCATGGTGCATCTCCCGTATCGATGTTCAAAGCCGGAGGCCCGTACCGGCCCACGGTCGGTACCGTGGGCCGACCAGCGTCATCGAGCAGGCGGGCGACGCAGCCAGCGCCAGATGTCAGCCAGCAGGCCGGCGGTCAGCGACGCCCCGATGGCGATGCCCAGGAGGCGCGTGAAGAAGCCAGTGCGGACCATCGTGGTTCCGACACGATCCCAATTGATGCCATCAGCTTGATTGGTAGGCCCACCAAACTGCCCAGAGTTCATGAGGATGCTCCATACAAGGGAAGAGGCTCGCCAGCAAACGTGGCGAGACTGCGACCAGTCATCGATAAGCAGAGCAGCGCTCTATGCGCTCGTGCGTGTTCCCAGGCGGGGGGTCCCAGGCGGGGTCAGTCGCTCGCAGCGTCACCGTGCAGGTCGTGCCGAGCTTGCGCCCGAATGTCCGCGACGTCCTCACTCAGCTCGTTCCAGCGGAGCATGGCCGTTTCTTGCATCGCGATTGCCTCGCGTACCGCGGCGACGGCGACGGGGCGGCCAGCGCGAAGGATGAGCGACCGGAGGCCCATCCCGACGAAGGCGCCGGTCAGGCCGATCAGAAACGCAGCGCGCGGTTGGACATACGTGCTCATCGTTCTTGCCTCCAAACGTCATGAGCAGTTTCGCGCAGTGAGCATGGTGCATCGCCGCAGGGCTGCAACCGAGCCCTCAGTGATGCAGCATGGTGGGAGCGCGACCGTGACAGGCTCCGGAACGGCCGTGGACTCGCACAACTCGACGTGACCGCGAGGTTGGCGCATCGCGCGGAGCCGACACGATGGTCAGCGCTCTGGCACATCAACACAAGTGATGTGAGCTACTGCTAAGATACGACGTTCAGGTCAGCTCCACCGTTGACAGTTGTCCCGCGAGCAGGGTGACGCGTGTCCCAATGCCACGGGGATCATCGCGTTTCCGCGACCACCGTTGTCCGCGCCGATGTTTGCAGCTGTCGACTCGCTGCCTCGCCAGCCGGAGCAGCCGCCGCCCCGCTCACGCGGCCCGAGATGAGACATCCTTCTTGAGACGCGCTGGCGGCCCGGTCCGGAGCCGCTCCGAGAAGTTATGTTTCCGAGACGAAAGGTGCTGTATCGCGCAACGTCGCTGTGACGCCTGCGCCCGTACGATGGCGCTCGCCAGGGAGGCGAGGCCAGATGGGCAACCAACAGGCGATCGATCGGGGCGGTGCGCGGCAGGCGCGACCGAGCCAGGCTGCACCAGCAGCCCCGGCGTCGGCGCTTGCTGGGCGTAGCCGCTCGGGCGAGCCGTCAGTCGGTCGCTCGGCGGGCGCACAGGCCGGCGACGGTCGGCGTGCGTTCGGGCTGGTCAGCCTTCCCGGCGCCACATGCGAGCACACACTCGCGTGCGGGCCGCTGCCGCTGCTCGGGGCACAAGGGGTGAGGAGCCCCGAGCGTGCGGAGATGGCTCAGGAAGGAGATGCGGCCGGAGCATGGCTTTGCCAGCCCACGGGCGGGGACACCCTCAGCTCGTGCTTGACGGACGGACAGGCCGCGCTGGCCTGTGCGGGAACGATACGCGTGCCCCCAGCACGGGACAGCCGGCCTGTACCACGCACGGACTGGAGAGACGATGACCGAGGACGGGACCACCGACGGAGCGGCGTCGCGCCTGACCGCCGTGCCTGTGCGCGATGCGAGACTGGCACGCGGCAGCATGCGCGCCGCGCTGACGGCGCAGGACGTCCGTCGCTTGACACTCTTCAAATGGCGGTACTCACTCGAATCAGCGGGCTTCAGCTCGCAGCAAGCAGCGCGCCTGCTCTTCCTCAAGTGGCTCCACGCTCGGCGCGGGCCGGCGGGGATCTCCTGAGCGGGGATCTCCTGAGCAGGGTCTTCCGAGGGGCAGCTCTGGGGATCTCGGATGCCTTGCCGCTGCCGGACGTAACCAGTACGCTTCCTGCCAGTCGCTCCGACGATCCTGGGCGACGGGTGATCCCTCATGGACGAGCTAGCGTACCGTATGCGGCCGGCCGAGCCGGACGATCTGCCCCAGATCAGGACCACCATCACGGTGAGCCTGGCACACCCGGAAGGCCGTGGCCGTGGGACCAGTCTGAAGACTGCGCTCCAGCGGAACGAGCTTCTGTTGCTGGAGCGGTACGACGCTCGCGAGAAGGACTGGGTGATCGGCGGGTTTGTCGAGTTCCACATGCGAGTCGACGACACGCTGACGCTGCGGGATCTTGGGACGGCCGGCGAGACGCCACACGCCGGGGTTGCGAAGCACTTGCTGAGCGAGCTGTTCAGTCAGCTCAGCCCGCTGAGCGCGACCTGCGTGGTCCGGCGCGATGCCACTCCCTGGAACGAGATCCTGGCGAGCATCCCGGGCTTCACCGTGGACGGACCCCCGGAGTACCGTCGCCCTCACTACTACAACATCTGGAAGTGGTCGCCGGAGCTGGCTCAGCAGGCCCAGGGGAGAGCGCGCACGCGTGGCGCGCCTCCGCGTGGTGGGCCGAGAGCGGGGCGGCGCCGCTGACCGTTCGCGCACTGGTTAGGCGGATCATGCCTGTGTTTGACGCTCGATCGGTTCCTGTTTCACTGGCCGTGGGACGGTCGGAGCGCACGGGGGTGCGGCCGTGATGTACGACGCCGACACCTTCCTGCAGTTCCTGGCCGCGGAGCGGCGCCTCTCGCCGAACACCCTGGCGGCCTATCGCAATGACCTCCGACAGTTCGAGGAGTATCTTGCGATCCGCCAGCACGACCCGTTGGGGAACGGCACGTCGAACGGCTCTGCGTCCGTTGGGCCAGCTGACCCCACGATCGCTTCCCGCGAGCAGGTGGCGGGCTTCTTCCTGAGCCTGCGCGAGGACAAGGGGTACTCGGCGGCGACGATCGCCCGGAAGATGGCGGCCGTCAAGTCGATGTTCCACTACCTCACGCGGCAGGGCGCCGTCACCGCGAACCCGACCGCCGATCTCGGCTCGCCCGAGGTCAAGAAGCCGCTGCCGAAGGCGATCTCGCCAGAGGACATCGAGCGGCTGATGCGGCAGGCCGACAAGAAGGGCACGCCCGAGGGCCTGCGCGACCGCGCCATGCTCAACCTGCTGTATGCCACCGGCATGCGCGTCTCGGAGCTCGTGACGCTCGACCTGAGCGACATCGACTTTGAGAAGGGCGCCGTGCGCTGCGTCGGGCGGGGGCTGCGGGTGCGAAGCCTGCCGATCGACGCGCGGATCCTGGTCGTGCTGCGCGACTATCTGGAGCGTGGCCGCTCGCAGCTCGTGCGCCCGGGCCAGCCGACCTCAGCCCTGTTCCTCAACCACCGGGGCCAGCGGCTGACGCGCCAGGGCTTCTGGCTGATCATGAAGGCTGTCGCCCGCGAGAGCGGCGTGACCGTTGAGGTGACGCCGCACACCCTGCGCCACTCGTTCGCGGCGCACCGCCTGAACGATGGGCTGGCGCTCCCCAAGCTGCGCGAGCTGCTGGGCCATGCCAACATCTCCACGACCCAGATCTACACGCAGCTCAAGAGCGAGGGGCCGCGCCAGCTCGTGCCGCCGCCGCACCACCACACGCGTCTCGCTGTCGTCGGCGGCCGGCGCGGCTAGAAGGGGTAGGGTCATGGGTCGAAGGTCGTGGGTCATGGGGCAAACGGCGGCGAGTCGCTCGTCCATCCCCACGATCTACGACCCACGCCCCATCACCCGCGTCCCGTGACGACCTCATCTTTGGCCTACCGTGTCCGGGAGGCGGCCTCCAGCCTGCGGGGCCGCCTGCCAACCCTGCCGAAAGTCGGGATCATCCTCGGCTCGGGGCTGGGGCCGCTGGCGGACGAGGTCCAGCACACGACCGTGGTGCCCTACGCCGAGATCCCGCACTTCGCGGTCTCGACGGTGGCCGGCCACGCCGGGCAACTGGTCTCCGGGACGCTCGAAGGCGTGCCGGTGGCCGTCCTGCGCGGGCGCGTCCATTACTACGAAGGGTAC is drawn from Chloroflexota bacterium and contains these coding sequences:
- the cadA gene encoding cadmium-translocating P-type ATPase yields the protein MADVVVITQLPGRVRLRVAGLYGRPDRAHGIERALATLRGIQRVQANPGSGRVLVEYAPGVVSLEAILETTATAPAVPPPPARKREQQDGEPGMLASVIRIALSGAVLGRFAFQRLVGGGALLAGTPFLSLASVATLVAGYPIFRRGLMILLKERRTDMDLLISSATFTSLILRESFTGLVVVWLINLGDLAEALTLRKSRRAIRDLLSVGDAWVWIIVNDQEVRVPVAEITVDTLVSVHEGEKIAVDGVVEDGEATVNQAAITGEAMPVARVAGDRVFAGTIVEAGHIIIRTTAVGDDTAVGRIIQRVEEAREHRAPIQCSVDHFSEHFVPWSFALAATVFLLTRDFRRSLSMLVIACPCAAGLSTPTAIGAAIANAARRGVLIKGGLYLELAGDIDALVFDKTGTLTTGIPRVSEVVSCAPDVAPARVIALAAAAERHSHHPFAAAIQRHLDERGIVAPAAADYETLVAVGVRANVDGISVAVGGRRLLSQYEIDVPATQAGYEEQALLWVVADGRLLGWISIEEEIRAEARRAVAELRAAQMRRLVVATGDRGAAAARIASRVGVSEYLEGVLPEDKLTLIHQLQADGHQVAMVGDGINDAPALAAATIGFAMGTVGTDVAIEAADIALAGDDLCQVPSVIRLSRHTLDVVHHNFAAAIGINLLGIGLSAFGLMSPLVGAVVHNLSTVAVVLHSAQLVAYRDPGAALPSRVNGEVDHLLALPDGNGHMEHLGNDAANADGVLADGVVADGVIVDGVLANGGIGHERLTGLLHEQPVDFIVRHNRGIEENEHPSRA
- a CDS encoding FecR domain-containing protein, which produces MKRGLRASGRAGLIGVRLLILLAVAAAGLLGTAQTAAGLARAQIAAGATLTVLRGSVGVLRADGTPVSPAGSGLALAEGDQIATVGRAAALVTFFEGSELELGADTTIVLRDLARQGQVTTITIESVVGTTVHRVVTLSSPGSSYRIEAGGSVAVVRGTVFGHHVDPSGDVTLAVGEGIVDFPRAGMQLRRGEKRTSTSRGDIVDSRFDAAGSLYNAVTEATTSGNPTGTDNPGIGTGSYTAPQHGSQNQEREQQERDTPQQPQAGRTFLIAAAPSGTVRLDVASTAGFAIGDLIQIGTPPASETGIVVGFGSIIVSQPLTGSYGAGTGVEVVRSGVPTPTGTVGVIGTTVPTPTATATSTAIAVPPTSTRTPTSTATRTPTAPLPTSTRTPTATATGSPTPTSTLTPVPSATSTATATSTATATRTATATSTATATATSTAAPTITSTPTSTALPSCSGPLARELASIGSGAAAAYTQSVSGGVAVRVEASLTGAPADTTYDVYVDAGGGSAGDHHHVGTLRTDATGAGFFSGSVTIPSIAERIDVELVLSGGSATNHQYIRQEFTPCLEPPTS
- a CDS encoding ferrous iron transport protein A — encoded protein: MSGPAQDFLTQLVVGERGVVSGITGEHGALSRLSALGFSIGTEVQMLRNASHGPMIVLVRNTRVALAREVAAGILLEGACHGMP
- the feoB gene encoding ferrous iron transport protein B, coding for MGCHSQHGDIRAPSRSGGLGLLNRRSSTISVAIAGQPNVGKSTVFNALTGLRQHVGNWPGKTIERRTGTLERNGLVLELVDLPGTYSLSASSAEELVARDYILEARPDAIVLVTDATALERNLYLLAELLALPSPVVLALNMLDVAANHGLQIDASRLEAELGLPVVPMIATRGDGIERLVETVAQVVDGRATVAPRRPLLTLPHAEAVQAIETSLNGSVPAPYSTGWVALKLLEGDRDLTDRAPGWLTTAAWDDIQTRLGQHPGAMLDIAGARYAWIEEVARAATVQPATAAASLTERVDRVATHPFLGLAMLLGMLSLVYWLTFTLAAPLQEWLEVTVVDGLSGWIRDDMGLQPAWLASFLIDGVLGGAGTVLTFLPVLVVFFAALGVLEDTGYLARVAYVMDRCMHAMGLHGKSVLPLVLGFGCNVPAIMGTRVLESRSSRLLTIVLAPFVPCAARFAVLAFLVPAFFSDAAPLVAAGLVALNLVVLSVLGVVLHRLLFRGEQLALIMELPLYHLPNARTIGLFVWNNVREFLGKAAGPIVVLSIAVWALSSFPGSEVEESVLGMFGQAVEPFGQLMGMDWRMIVALLASFPAKENAIAVLGVLYGAGEEGVGLAEQMAEQVSVAGAVAYLAMQMLFIPCMATVTMIYRESQSVRWTLFSLGLSLSISLLAGLLLYQGLSLFGLGG
- a CDS encoding tyrosine-type recombinase/integrase — translated: MYDADTFLQFLAAERRLSPNTLAAYRNDLRQFEEYLAIRQHDPLGNGTSNGSASVGPADPTIASREQVAGFFLSLREDKGYSAATIARKMAAVKSMFHYLTRQGAVTANPTADLGSPEVKKPLPKAISPEDIERLMRQADKKGTPEGLRDRAMLNLLYATGMRVSELVTLDLSDIDFEKGAVRCVGRGLRVRSLPIDARILVVLRDYLERGRSQLVRPGQPTSALFLNHRGQRLTRQGFWLIMKAVARESGVTVEVTPHTLRHSFAAHRLNDGLALPKLRELLGHANISTTQIYTQLKSEGPRQLVPPPHHHTRLAVVGGRRG